The following are encoded in a window of Staphylococcus piscifermentans genomic DNA:
- a CDS encoding NUDIX hydrolase, producing MPPKHIVSASCVVLNDEDKILLIKSPLRGWEIPGGQIENGETIREGVIREVKEESGVDVELTEFCGVFQNTEHSIINNLFKGKYISGQLTISDESLEVGFFTYAEVMEKVTWGNFTERIRLCFSEEKKPFLISF from the coding sequence ATGCCACCAAAACATATAGTGTCTGCTTCATGTGTTGTATTAAACGACGAAGACAAAATTTTATTAATTAAAAGCCCCTTGCGCGGTTGGGAAATTCCTGGCGGTCAAATTGAAAACGGGGAAACCATTCGAGAAGGTGTCATCCGCGAAGTCAAAGAAGAATCAGGCGTTGACGTTGAGTTGACTGAGTTCTGCGGTGTTTTTCAAAATACAGAGCATTCTATTATCAACAACTTGTTTAAAGGTAAATATATCAGTGGTCAACTTACAATAAGTGACGAAAGTTTAGAAGTCGGTTTCTTCACTTATGCAGAAGTAATGGAAAAAGTAACCTGGGGAAATTTTACTGAACGTATACGTTTGTGCTTTTCTGAGGAAAAGAAACCTTTTTTAATTTCATTTTAA
- the pbuX gene encoding xanthine permease PbuX — protein MKNFILSLQHLLAMYAGAILVPIIVGTSLKFTPEEIAYLVTADIFMCGVATFLEANKITGTGLPIVLGCTFTAVAPMILIGQTKGLGVLYGSLFLSGILVVLIAPIFSYVVKFFPPVVTGSVVTIIGINLMPVAMNYVAGGQGAKDYGDMKNIILGFSTLLIILVLQRFTRGFLKSIAILLGLIAGTCLAGVFGIVDLNQIGTAHWFELPRPFRFSGFGFDIGATLVFFIVALVSLIESTGVYTALSKITGRELNRKDYRRGYTAEGLAIILGSIFNAFPYTAYSQNVGLVSLSGVKKNNVIYGMVILLLICGCIPKLGALANVIPLPVLGGAMIAMFGMVMAYGVSILGGIDFKNQNNLLIIAVSVGLGTGISAVPEAFKAMGEQFAWLTQNGIVLGAISAIILNFFFNGIKYQQNEENVK, from the coding sequence ATGAAGAATTTCATTTTAAGTCTACAACATTTACTTGCCATGTATGCAGGTGCTATACTTGTTCCAATTATCGTCGGGACAAGCCTCAAATTCACCCCAGAAGAAATTGCTTATTTAGTCACAGCAGATATCTTCATGTGCGGGGTCGCAACATTTTTAGAAGCAAACAAGATTACAGGTACAGGCTTGCCGATTGTCTTAGGTTGTACCTTCACGGCGGTTGCACCGATGATATTAATAGGACAGACCAAAGGATTGGGCGTACTTTACGGCTCCTTGTTCCTTTCGGGTATCCTAGTGGTCTTAATCGCCCCTATCTTCTCATACGTAGTAAAGTTCTTTCCGCCTGTTGTTACAGGTAGTGTTGTCACAATTATCGGAATTAATTTAATGCCTGTAGCCATGAACTATGTTGCTGGAGGCCAAGGTGCTAAAGACTATGGGGATATGAAAAATATTATCTTAGGCTTTTCCACTTTACTGATCATCTTAGTTTTACAGCGCTTTACACGTGGATTTTTGAAATCTATTGCCATACTGCTCGGACTTATTGCAGGTACTTGTTTAGCAGGAGTATTCGGTATTGTAGATTTAAATCAAATCGGTACAGCGCATTGGTTTGAATTACCAAGACCTTTCCGCTTCTCTGGCTTCGGTTTCGACATAGGCGCTACCCTCGTATTCTTTATTGTTGCACTTGTCAGCTTGATTGAGTCAACTGGAGTCTACACAGCATTAAGTAAAATCACTGGCAGAGAATTGAATCGTAAAGATTATCGCAGAGGTTACACTGCCGAAGGTCTTGCGATTATCTTAGGTTCAATCTTCAACGCCTTTCCATACACTGCTTATTCTCAAAATGTCGGTTTGGTTTCCCTCTCTGGCGTGAAAAAGAATAATGTCATCTATGGAATGGTCATACTGCTCTTAATTTGCGGATGTATTCCGAAATTAGGTGCTTTAGCCAACGTCATACCACTTCCTGTACTTGGAGGCGCAATGATTGCGATGTTTGGAATGGTAATGGCTTATGGTGTAAGTATCTTAGGCGGTATCGACTTCAAGAACCAAAACAATTTATTAATAATTGCAGTATCAGTAGGACTCGGCACAGGCATCAGCGCTGTTCCTGAAGCATTTAAAGCAATGGGAGAGCAGTTTGCTTGGTTAACTCAAAATGGAATTGTACTCGGTGCAATTTCAGCAATTATTCTTAATTTCTTTTTTAACGGTATAAAGTATCAACAAAATGAGGAAAATGTGAAATAA
- a CDS encoding AbrB family transcriptional regulator, with translation MPRSLHNINLTYKRTLGVEDFKVLSLSNQTMKLSGLKIRDKVEIQKSNDEILIKKKENNMEDRIEKFYQNGGKYTELEIDFGRTIGREMEI, from the coding sequence ATGCCTCGATCTTTACACAATATTAATTTGACGTATAAACGTACTTTGGGAGTAGAGGATTTTAAAGTTTTAAGTTTAAGCAATCAAACTATGAAGCTTTCAGGTTTGAAAATAAGAGATAAAGTGGAAATTCAAAAAAGTAATGACGAGATTCTTATTAAGAAAAAAGAGAATAATATGGAAGATAGAATTGAAAAATTTTATCAAAACGGCGGTAAATACACTGAATTAGAAATTGATTTCGGAAGAACTATTGGACGTGAGATGGAGATATAA
- the xpt gene encoding xanthine phosphoribosyltransferase encodes MEALRQKVKEDGVVIGEKILKVDGFLNHQIDAQLMYEIGETFYDQFKDQKVTKILTVEASGIAPAIMVAYKFGVPCLFAKKAKPNTLNKGFYQTDIHSFTKNKTNSVIISEEFLDENDRVLIIDDFLANGDASLGLNRLVHQAGAETVGIGIVVEKSFQQGRTRLEEAGLKVSSLCEVASLAGNKVTLVGEE; translated from the coding sequence GTGGAAGCGTTGAGACAGAAAGTTAAAGAAGATGGTGTAGTCATCGGAGAAAAGATTTTGAAAGTTGACGGTTTTTTAAATCATCAAATTGATGCACAGCTTATGTATGAAATCGGAGAAACATTTTATGACCAGTTTAAAGATCAAAAGGTGACTAAAATTCTAACTGTAGAAGCCTCAGGTATTGCACCTGCAATTATGGTTGCTTACAAATTCGGAGTGCCTTGCTTATTTGCGAAAAAAGCAAAACCTAACACTTTGAATAAAGGTTTCTATCAAACAGATATTCATTCCTTTACGAAAAATAAAACAAACAGTGTCATTATTTCGGAAGAATTCTTAGATGAAAATGACCGTGTCTTGATTATCGATGATTTCTTAGCGAATGGAGATGCATCCCTTGGGTTGAACCGTTTAGTTCATCAAGCAGGCGCAGAAACAGTCGGTATCGGTATTGTAGTAGAAAAAAGTTTCCAACAAGGCCGTACAAGATTAGAAGAAGCTGGCTTAAAAGTATCTTCTTTATGTGAAGTAGCTTCTCTTGCGGGTAATAAAGTGACTTTGGTCGGAGAAGAATAA
- a CDS encoding PTS sugar transporter subunit IIC, which produces MDIIIGTGLLLLILVFFTLFTYYAPDGRAVMGALATAAIATFLVEALQGYVLGDILHIEFLKKTGKLAGTLSGVIVGFLVALSRKINTQNSALLAVSFAGIGLIPALFGAYLMTFVIRLIEKKITNGLDFIIVVIFCIPLARLLGVGFTPLVDGSLLKIGGIIDAAMAASPLLMGLILGGIITVVGTSPLSSMALTAMLGLTGAPMAVAALTAFASSFMNTTLLHRLKIGNLKSVISIAIEPLSKADLVSSNPVPIYVTNFIGGGLAGMVIAYSGLINDAPGTAAPTPGILVMFGFNPALEVLKYAAIAAIICFIVGIVMSYLFRNYPIRNSEVTGYQSKINPELTKV; this is translated from the coding sequence ATAGATATTATAATTGGTACTGGCTTATTATTACTCATCTTAGTCTTTTTCACGTTATTTACATATTATGCACCAGATGGCCGTGCAGTAATGGGGGCTTTGGCTACTGCAGCAATTGCGACATTTTTAGTTGAAGCGCTTCAGGGATATGTTTTGGGAGATATCTTACATATTGAATTTTTGAAAAAAACAGGGAAATTAGCAGGGACATTAAGTGGTGTTATTGTAGGTTTTCTAGTCGCTTTATCTAGAAAAATAAACACACAAAATTCAGCTTTGCTTGCTGTATCATTTGCAGGAATCGGGTTAATTCCAGCATTATTCGGAGCTTATCTCATGACATTTGTTATTCGATTGATAGAAAAGAAAATTACAAATGGATTAGACTTTATCATAGTTGTGATTTTCTGTATCCCATTAGCGCGTCTATTAGGAGTAGGTTTTACCCCGTTAGTTGATGGGTCGTTGCTGAAAATCGGGGGTATCATTGATGCAGCGATGGCAGCAAGTCCATTGCTTATGGGCTTAATACTTGGCGGTATTATCACAGTAGTAGGTACTTCACCGCTGAGTTCTATGGCACTTACAGCGATGTTAGGATTAACAGGTGCTCCGATGGCAGTTGCCGCTCTAACAGCATTTGCTTCCAGCTTTATGAATACAACTCTCTTGCATCGCCTGAAAATCGGTAATTTGAAATCTGTGATTTCTATTGCAATTGAACCTTTATCAAAAGCGGATTTAGTATCATCAAATCCTGTGCCGATATATGTTACAAACTTTATAGGCGGCGGACTTGCTGGAATGGTAATTGCTTATTCAGGTTTAATTAACGACGCACCAGGCACTGCAGCACCAACACCAGGTATATTGGTAATGTTTGGATTTAATCCTGCATTAGAAGTGTTGAAATATGCTGCGATTGCTGCAATAATCTGCTTTATTGTAGGTATCGTTATGTCATATTTATTTAGAAATTATCCTATTCGAAATAGTGAGGTTACAGGATATCAATCGAAAATAAATCCAGAACTAACAAAAGTATAA
- the guaA gene encoding glutamine-hydrolyzing GMP synthase yields the protein MEMAKEQELILVLDFGSQYNQLITRRIREMGVYSELHDHEISIEEIKKMNPKGIILSGGPNSVYEEGSYTIDPEIYNLGVPVLGICYGMQLTTKLLGGKVERANEREYGKAIIHAKADELFFGLPEEQTVWMSHSDKVIEIPEGFESIADSPSTPYAAIEDKERRIYGVQFHPEVRHTEYGNDILRNFVRRICDCTGEWTMENFIDLEIEKIREQVGDRKVLCAMSGGVDSSVVAVLLHKAIGDQLTCIFVDHGLLRKGEGDMVMEQFGEGFNMNIIRVNAKDRFMDKLKGVSDPEQKRKIIGNEFVYVFDDEASKLKGVDFLAQGTLYTDVIESGTKTAQTIKSHHNVGGLPEDMQFELIEPINTLFKDEVRALGIELGIPEHLVWRQPFPGPGLGIRVLGEITEEKLEIVRESDAILREVIREEGLEREIWQYFTVLPGMRSVGVMGDYRTYDYTIGIRAVTSIDGMTSDFARIDWEVLQKISSRIVNEVDHVNRVVYDVTSKPPSTIEWE from the coding sequence ATGGAAATGGCGAAAGAACAAGAGTTAATTCTTGTATTAGACTTCGGTAGCCAATACAACCAATTAATTACACGTCGTATTCGTGAAATGGGCGTATATAGTGAGTTGCATGATCACGAAATTTCTATTGAAGAAATTAAAAAGATGAATCCAAAAGGTATCATTTTGTCTGGTGGTCCTAACTCAGTATACGAAGAAGGCTCATACACAATCGACCCTGAAATTTATAATCTAGGCGTGCCTGTTCTTGGTATTTGCTACGGTATGCAATTAACGACTAAATTATTAGGCGGTAAAGTAGAACGTGCAAATGAAAGAGAATATGGTAAAGCTATCATCCATGCTAAAGCAGATGAATTATTCTTCGGATTACCTGAAGAACAAACAGTATGGATGAGCCATTCTGATAAAGTGATTGAAATTCCAGAAGGCTTTGAATCAATTGCAGATAGTCCAAGTACGCCATATGCTGCAATTGAAGATAAAGAGCGTCGTATCTACGGTGTTCAATTCCATCCAGAAGTACGTCATACAGAATACGGTAACGATATTTTACGTAATTTCGTACGCCGTATCTGTGACTGTACTGGTGAATGGACTATGGAAAACTTCATCGATTTAGAAATCGAAAAAATTCGTGAGCAAGTCGGCGACCGTAAAGTATTATGTGCAATGAGCGGCGGTGTAGATTCATCAGTAGTTGCTGTATTATTGCATAAAGCAATCGGTGACCAATTGACTTGTATCTTCGTTGACCATGGTTTGTTACGTAAAGGCGAAGGCGACATGGTAATGGAACAATTTGGTGAAGGTTTCAACATGAATATTATTCGTGTAAATGCCAAAGATCGTTTCATGGATAAATTAAAAGGTGTTTCTGATCCAGAACAAAAACGTAAAATTATCGGTAACGAATTCGTTTATGTCTTTGATGATGAAGCATCTAAATTAAAAGGTGTAGACTTCCTTGCACAAGGTACGCTTTACACTGACGTAATCGAATCAGGTACTAAAACTGCACAAACAATTAAATCTCACCACAACGTAGGTGGATTACCTGAAGACATGCAGTTTGAATTAATCGAACCTATCAATACTTTATTCAAAGATGAAGTGCGCGCTTTAGGTATTGAATTAGGTATTCCTGAGCACTTGGTTTGGAGACAACCGTTCCCAGGTCCAGGACTTGGTATCCGTGTACTAGGTGAAATTACTGAAGAAAAATTAGAAATCGTTCGCGAATCAGATGCGATTCTACGCGAAGTGATTCGTGAAGAAGGACTAGAACGTGAAATTTGGCAATACTTCACAGTATTACCAGGTATGCGTTCAGTAGGTGTTATGGGTGACTATCGTACTTATGATTATACGATTGGTATCCGTGCCGTAACTTCTATCGATGGTATGACAAGTGACTTTGCGCGTATCGATTGGGAAGTATTACAAAAAATCTCAAGTCGTATTGTAAACGAAGTTGATCATGTAAACCGCGTTGTTTATGATGTAACTTCTAAGCCGCCAAGTACCATAGAATGGGAATAA
- a CDS encoding DUF5776 domain-containing protein codes for MTKDLAIIVPVYNKELFLDKTMQSIDNLDLDKSQIEVIFVDDASTDQSLEKIKTYENEYNYVSATQLEENTGSPAMPRNVGIDASDSNYIIFLDADDWLDAEGFPKLLQQALGTQNDILFGQSLRHKNHSVRKIARFSSYETASNLIPYEIDKIFRAVGPPGKIIKSSVIKENDIRFEYMKYGEDKLFFTEVIAKSETAGMNEATAYHVNRYGANRSLISETDIFEKTTCNLQILKKLFELDIPETARHNAISRIIEMDYLSRLFINKRFLKSEDKQAFYDAFAEMETVLKHHHLNIRDYLTEDKYEKVYQLLNHSDKEKVVKLIKILVKGERAPRYVSNGLVHFAVPEELQEVAPLSEDFFAVYGGTEEADGQFYEVVYLYKRMSAQISRVQLVKLGDEAVTRDVGYQVRGGRLRIPTKELEEVNFNFNIQITYNHYRPCTVNMNLPSASQHPALKRQQFKAEFEDKRYQKAADQPQFVDTTKYYDQNPGKVYAIKQFKVYGDVEFQKEAAREIEVGELFAVKGNQYTEKGTPRLILEDGSVVTANKKFVAVLDDTVADQYLIEVPASVQVLKVCKAYNDRNFKEEAGSKFAKGDVVNIDKIVFSSNGTPRLKTDKGTYMTANRDFVKPIT; via the coding sequence GTGACTAAAGATTTAGCAATCATCGTTCCAGTTTACAATAAAGAACTATTTTTAGATAAAACAATGCAATCAATTGATAACTTAGATCTCGATAAATCTCAGATAGAAGTAATTTTTGTAGATGATGCTTCTACTGATCAATCTTTAGAAAAGATAAAAACATATGAAAATGAATATAACTATGTGAGTGCAACACAATTAGAAGAAAATACAGGAAGCCCTGCAATGCCTCGCAACGTAGGAATAGACGCTTCTGATAGTAACTATATTATTTTTTTAGATGCAGACGATTGGTTGGATGCAGAAGGTTTCCCTAAACTGCTGCAACAAGCATTAGGCACACAAAATGATATTTTATTTGGACAAAGTTTACGACACAAAAATCATTCTGTGCGTAAAATTGCTCGCTTCTCTTCATACGAAACAGCATCTAACCTTATTCCTTATGAAATAGATAAAATATTCAGAGCAGTAGGCCCGCCCGGCAAAATTATAAAATCCTCCGTTATTAAAGAAAACGATATCCGTTTTGAATACATGAAGTATGGTGAAGATAAATTATTCTTCACTGAAGTGATTGCCAAATCGGAAACTGCAGGAATGAATGAAGCGACTGCCTATCACGTCAATCGTTATGGTGCGAATCGCTCATTAATCAGCGAAACAGATATCTTTGAAAAGACGACTTGCAACTTACAAATCTTGAAAAAATTATTTGAATTAGACATCCCTGAGACGGCACGCCACAATGCTATCAGCCGTATTATAGAGATGGACTATTTATCCCGCCTCTTTATCAATAAACGTTTCTTAAAAAGTGAGGATAAACAAGCCTTTTATGACGCTTTTGCGGAAATGGAAACGGTGTTAAAACACCATCATCTCAATATTAGAGATTATCTTACTGAAGATAAATATGAAAAAGTCTACCAATTACTTAATCATTCTGATAAAGAAAAAGTTGTGAAACTTATTAAAATTCTGGTTAAAGGTGAACGTGCACCACGTTATGTGTCAAACGGTTTAGTCCACTTTGCAGTGCCAGAGGAATTACAAGAAGTTGCCCCTCTCTCTGAAGATTTCTTTGCCGTGTACGGCGGTACGGAAGAAGCGGATGGCCAATTCTATGAGGTGGTTTATCTTTATAAACGCATGTCTGCCCAAATTAGTCGTGTGCAGTTGGTGAAGCTGGGGGACGAAGCGGTGACCAGAGATGTTGGATATCAGGTCAGGGGCGGAAGATTGCGTATTCCGACGAAAGAGTTGGAGGAAGTGAATTTCAACTTTAATATTCAAATCACCTATAATCACTATCGTCCATGCACAGTTAATATGAATTTGCCAAGTGCTAGCCAGCATCCTGCATTGAAGCGGCAACAATTTAAAGCTGAATTTGAAGATAAGCGTTATCAAAAAGCAGCCGATCAACCTCAATTTGTTGATACTACTAAGTATTATGATCAAAATCCAGGTAAAGTTTATGCGATTAAGCAATTTAAAGTGTATGGAGATGTGGAATTTCAAAAAGAGGCTGCACGCGAAATTGAGGTTGGTGAATTGTTTGCGGTGAAGGGAAATCAATATACAGAAAAAGGGACGCCACGTCTTATTTTGGAAGACGGTTCAGTTGTGACTGCAAATAAAAAGTTCGTCGCTGTTTTGGATGATACGGTGGCAGATCAATATTTAATAGAAGTTCCTGCAAGCGTACAAGTGCTGAAAGTTTGCAAGGCCTATAATGACCGTAACTTTAAAGAGGAAGCAGGTTCGAAGTTTGCGAAAGGCGATGTTGTAAATATCGATAAAATCGTTTTCTCTTCTAATGGCACGCCGCGTTTGAAGACAGATAAGGGGACATATATGACTGCTAACCGAGACTTTGTAAAGCCGATAACCTAA
- a CDS encoding complement inhibitor SCIN family protein produces the protein MNFKQFLLSGLAVALLGSAGASVFSNQAEAASYGAYEFRDYNVTAKENLKNLLNASSYYKAMAKESGATLYQNKLNQAIFFAKKQQNASNDSQVVTAINKLSVVYNEVFQIYLQTEKGSSDVQGKKTELQNLIIKANSLLTESSHSMNQDEAQLKRQ, from the coding sequence ATGAATTTTAAACAATTTTTACTCTCAGGATTAGCAGTAGCTTTACTTGGATCAGCGGGAGCGAGCGTATTTTCAAATCAAGCTGAAGCTGCTTCTTATGGGGCGTATGAATTCCGTGACTATAATGTAACAGCCAAAGAAAACTTAAAGAACTTACTTAATGCAAGTTCATATTATAAAGCAATGGCGAAAGAATCTGGCGCAACGCTTTATCAAAACAAATTAAATCAAGCGATTTTCTTTGCTAAAAAACAACAAAATGCCTCAAATGATTCACAAGTTGTAACAGCGATTAATAAATTATCAGTTGTCTATAACGAAGTATTCCAAATCTACTTACAAACTGAAAAGGGTAGTTCAGATGTTCAAGGTAAAAAGACAGAGCTACAAAATTTAATTATTAAAGCAAACAGTTTGTTAACTGAAAGTAGTCATTCAATGAATCAAGACGAAGCACAATTGAAAAGACAGTAG
- the guaB gene encoding IMP dehydrogenase translates to MWENKFAKESLTFDDVLLIPAESNVLPKEVDLSVELSDRIKLNIPVVSAGMDTVTESKMAIAMARQGGLGVVHKNMNIEDQADEVQKVKRSENGVISNPFFLTPDEKVYEAEALMGKYRISGVPIVDNKEDRNLVGILTNRDLRFIEDFSIKISDVMTKEDLITAPVGTTLDEAESILQTHKIEKLPLVENGKLKGLITIKDIEKVHEYPFAAKDSLGRLLCAAAIGISKDTDIRAEKLVEAGVDALVIDTAHGHSQGVIDQVKHIKTTYPEVTVIAGNVATGEATKALFEAGADVVKVGIGPGSICTTRIVAGVGVPQITAVYDCATEARKQGKAIIADGGIKFSGDIVKALAAGGHAVMLGSLLAGTEESPGETEIFQGRQYKTYRGMGSLGAMESGSNDRYFQEDKVPKKYVPEGIEGRIAYKGLLQDNIYQLMGGVRSGMGYTGSHNLKELREEAMFTRMGPAGLAESHPHNIQITKESPNYSR, encoded by the coding sequence ATGTGGGAAAATAAATTTGCTAAAGAATCTTTGACGTTCGATGATGTACTATTAATTCCAGCGGAGTCTAACGTATTACCGAAGGAAGTTGATTTAAGTGTTGAATTATCAGACAGAATCAAATTAAACATTCCAGTAGTCTCAGCAGGTATGGATACTGTTACTGAATCAAAAATGGCAATTGCAATGGCAAGACAAGGCGGTCTAGGTGTCGTTCATAAAAATATGAACATCGAAGACCAAGCGGATGAAGTACAAAAAGTAAAACGTTCTGAAAATGGCGTTATTTCTAATCCATTCTTCTTAACTCCAGATGAAAAAGTTTACGAAGCAGAAGCGTTAATGGGTAAATACCGTATTTCTGGTGTACCTATCGTAGATAACAAAGAAGACCGCAACTTAGTTGGTATTCTCACTAACCGTGACCTACGTTTTATTGAAGATTTCTCAATTAAAATTTCAGATGTCATGACGAAAGAAGACTTAATTACAGCTCCAGTAGGCACAACTTTAGATGAAGCAGAATCAATTTTACAAACACATAAAATCGAAAAATTACCATTAGTTGAAAATGGCAAATTAAAAGGACTTATCACTATTAAAGATATTGAAAAAGTTCATGAATATCCATTTGCAGCGAAAGATTCATTAGGTCGTTTATTATGTGCAGCAGCAATTGGTATTTCTAAAGATACTGATATCCGTGCTGAAAAATTAGTTGAAGCAGGCGTAGATGCATTAGTTATTGATACAGCACACGGTCACTCACAAGGTGTAATTGACCAAGTTAAACACATCAAAACAACTTATCCTGAAGTTACAGTGATTGCAGGAAATGTTGCAACAGGCGAAGCGACTAAAGCATTGTTTGAAGCGGGGGCAGATGTCGTTAAAGTAGGTATCGGTCCTGGTTCAATCTGTACAACACGTATCGTTGCAGGTGTAGGTGTACCTCAAATTACTGCAGTTTACGATTGCGCAACTGAAGCACGTAAACAAGGTAAAGCAATTATCGCTGACGGCGGAATTAAATTCTCTGGTGATATTGTGAAAGCATTAGCAGCCGGCGGACATGCAGTAATGTTAGGCAGCTTGCTTGCAGGTACTGAAGAAAGCCCAGGAGAAACTGAAATCTTCCAAGGCAGACAATATAAAACTTATCGCGGAATGGGATCATTAGGTGCTATGGAAAGTGGTTCAAATGACCGTTATTTCCAAGAAGATAAAGTACCTAAAAAATATGTTCCAGAAGGTATTGAAGGCCGTATTGCTTATAAAGGTTTATTACAAGACAACATCTATCAATTGATGGGTGGCGTGAGAAGCGGTATGGGTTACACAGGTTCTCACAACTTGAAAGAATTACGTGAAGAAGCAATGTTTACTCGTATGGGACCAGCTGGTTTAGCAGAAAGCCATCCGCATAACATCCAAATTACAAAAGAATCACCAAACTACTCAAGATAA